One window of Felis catus isolate Fca126 chromosome D4, F.catus_Fca126_mat1.0, whole genome shotgun sequence genomic DNA carries:
- the DAB2IP gene encoding disabled homolog 2-interacting protein isoform X2, which yields MPRLKESRSHESLLSPSSAVEALDLSMEEEVVIKPVHSSILGQDYCFEVTTSSGSKCFSCRSAAERDKWMENLRRAVHPNKDNSRRVEHILKLWVIEAKDLPAKKKYLCELCLDDVLYARTTGKLKTDNVFWGEHFEFHNLPPLRTVTVHLYRETDKKKKKERNSYLGLVSLPAASVAGRQFVEKWYPVVTPNPKGGKGPGPMIRIKARYQTVTILPMEMYKEFAEHITNHYLGLCAALEPILSAKTKEEMASALVHILQSTGKVKDFLTDLMMSEVDRCGDNEHLIFRENTLATKAIEEYLKLVGQKYLQDALGEFIKALYESDENCEVDPSKCSAADLPEHQGNLKMCCELAFCKIINSYCVFPRELKEVFASWRQECSSRGRPDISERLISASLFLRFLCPAIMSPSLFNLLQEYPDDRTARTLTLIAKVTQNLANFAKFGSKEEYMSFMNQFLEHEWTNMQRFLLEISNPETVSNTAGFEGYIDLGRELSSLHSLLWEAVSQLEQNIVSKLGPLPRILRDVHTALSTPGSGQLTGTNDLASTPGSGSSSISAGLQKMVIENDLSGLIDFTRLPSPTPENKDLFFVTRSSGVQPSPARSSSYSEANEPDLQMANGGKSLSMVDLQDARTLDGEAGSPAGPDALATDGQAPASQLVAGWPARAAPASLAGLATVRRAGQTPTTPGTSEGAPGRPQLLAPLSFQNPVYQMAAGLPLSPRGLGDSGSEGHSSLSSHSNSEELAAAAKLGSFGGAAEELARRPGELARRQVSLTEKGGQPTVPRQNSAGPQRRIDQPPPPPPPPPPAPRGRTPPALLSTLQYPRPSSGPLASASPDWAGPGARLRQPSSSSKGDSPELKPRAVHKQGPSPVSPNALDRTAAWLLTMNAQLLEDEGLGPDPPHRDRLRSKEELSQAEKDLAVLQDKLRISTKKLEEYETLFKCQEETTQKLVLEYQARLEEGEERLRRQQEDKDIQMKGIISRLMSVEEELKKDHAEMQAAVDSKQKIIDAQEKRIASLDAANARLMSALTQLKESMH from the exons ATGCCCAGGCTGAAGGAGTCTCGCTCCCACGAGTCCCTGCTCAGCCCCAGCAGCGCGGTAGAGGCGCTGGACCTCAGCATGGAGGAGGAGGTGGTCATCAAGCCGGTGCACAGCAGCATCCTGGGCCAGGACTACTGCTTCGAG GTGACCACGTCATCAGGAAGCAAGTGCTTCTCCTGCCGATCGGCAGCCGAGCGGGATAAGTGGATGGAGAACCTTCGGCGAGCGGTACACCCCAACAAG GACAACAGCCGGCGTGTGGAGCACATCCTAAAGCTGTGGGTGATCGAGGCCAAGGACCTGCCGGCCAAGAAGAAGTATCTGTGTGAGCTGTGCCTGGACGACGTGCTCTACGCCCGCACCACGGGCAAGCTCAAGACGGACAATGTCTTCTGGGGCGAGCACTTTGAGTTCCACAACCTTCCGCCTCTGCGCACCGTCACCGTCCACCTGTACCGGGAGACtgacaagaagaagaagaaggagcgCAACAGTTACCTGGGCCTGGTGAGCCTGCCTGCCGCCTCGGTGGCTGGGCGGCAGTTCGTGGAGAAGTGGTACCCGGTGGTGACGCCCAACCCCAAGGGCGGCAAGGGCCCCGGGCCCATGATCCGCATCAAGGCTCGCTACCAGACCGTCACCATCCTGCCCATGGAGATGTACAAGGAGTTTGCCGAGCACATCACCAACCACtacctggggctctgtgcagccCTCGAGCCCATCCTCAGCGCCAAGACCAAGGAGGAGATGGCATCAGCCCTGGTGCACATCCTGCAGAGCACGGGCAAGGTGAAG gaCTTCCTGACGGACCTGATGATGTCAGAGGTGGACCGCTGTGGGGACAATGAGCACCTTATCTTCCGGGAGAACACGCTGGCCACCAAGGCCATCGAGGAGTACCTCAAGCTGGTGGGCCAGAAGTACCTGCAAGATGCACTAG GTGAGTTCATCAAAGCTCTGTACGAGTCGGATGAGAACTGCGAAGTGGACCCGAGCAAGTGCTCGGCCGCCGACCTCCCCGAGCACCAGGGCAACCTCAAGATGTGCTGCGAGCTAGCCTTCTGCAAGATCATCAACTCCTACTG tGTCTTCCCACGGGAGCTGAAAGAGGTATTTGCCTCATGGCGACAGGAGTGCAGCAGCCGTGGCCGGCCTGACATCAGCGAGCGACTCATCAGCGCCTCCCTGTTTCTGCGCTTCCTCTGCCCTGCCATCATGTCGCCCTCACTCTTCAACCTGCTGCAGGAGTACCCCGATGACCGCACTGCCCGCACCCTCACCCTCATCGCCAAGGTTACCCAGAACCTGGCCAACTTCGCCAA GTTTGGCAGCAAGGAGGAGTACATGTCATTCATGAACCAGTTCCTGGAGCACGAGTGGACCAACATGCAGCGCTTCCTGCTGGAGATCTCCAACCCCGAGACCGTCTCCAACACGGCCGGCTTCGAGGGCTACATCGACCTGGGCCGCGAGCTCTCCAGCCTGCACTCGCTGCTCTGGGAGGCCGTCAGCCAGCTGGAGCAG AACATTGTATCCAAACTGGGACCCCTGCCTCGAATCCTGAGGGATGTCCACACAGCACTGAGTACCCCAGGCAGTGGGCAGCTCACGGGGACCAACGACTTGGCCTCCACTCCTGGCTCTGGCAGTAGCAGCATCTCGGCCGGGCTGCAGAAGATGGTGATCGAGAATGATCTCTCTGG TCTGATAGATTTCACCCGGTTACCGTCTCCAACCCCCGAAAACAAGGACTTGTTTTTTGTCACAAGGTCCTCCGGGGTCCAGCCCTCACCTGCCCGCAGCTCGAGTTACTCGGAAGCCAACGAGCCTGATCTTCAGATGGCCAATGGTGGCAAGAGCCTGTCTATGGTGGACCTGCAAGATGCCCGCACGCTGGACGGGGAGGCTGGCTCCCCGGCGGGCCCCGACGCCCTCGCTACCGACGGGCAGGCGCCGGCATCGCAGCTGGTGGCCGGGTGGCCGGCCCGGGCGGCCCCGGCGAGCCTGGCAGGGCTGGCCACGGTGCGGCGGGCGGGCCAGACGCCGACCACGCCGGGCACCTCCGAGGGCGCCCCCGGCCGGCCCCAGTTGCTGGCGCCGCTCTCCTTCCAGAACCCCGTGTACCAGATGGCGGCGGGCCTGCCGCTTTCGCCCCGCGGCCTTGGTGACTCGGGCTCCGAGGGCCATAGCTCCCTGAGCTCCCACAGCAACAGTGAGGAGCTGGCAGCTGCTGCCAAGCTGGGAAGTTTCGGCGGTGCCGCCGAGGAGCTGGCGCGGCGGCCCGGGGAGCTGGCGCGGCGGCAGGTGTCGCTGACTGAGAAGGGCGGGCAGCCCACGGTGCCACGGCAGAACAGCGCCGGCCCCCAGCGGAGGATCgaccagccgccgccgccgcccccaccgccaccccccgCGCCCCGTGGCCGGACGCCACCCGCCCTGCTGAGCACGCTGCAGTACCCGCGGCCTTCGAGCGGACCGCTGGCGTCGGCCTCGCCTGACTGGGCTGGCCCCGGAGCCCGGCTCCGGCAGCCGTCGTCCTCATCCAAGGGTGACAGCCCGGAGCTGAAGCCTCGCGCGGTGCACAAGCAG GGCCCTTCACCCGTGAGCCCCAATGCCCTGGACCGCACGGCCGCTTGGCTCTTGACCATGAACGCGCAGTTGTTAGAAGACGAGGGCCTGGGCCCAGACCCCCCCCACAGGGATAGGCTAAGGAGTAAGGAGGAGCTCAGCCAAGCAGAAAAG GACCTGGCCGTGCTGCAGGACAAGTTGCGGATCTCCACCAAGAAGCTGGAGGAGTACGAGACCCTGTTCAAGTGCCAGGAGGAGACGACGCAGAAGCTGGTGCTGGAGTACCAGGCGCGGCTGGAGGAGGGCGAGGAGCGGCTGCGGCGGCAGCAGGAGGACAAGGACATCCAGATGAAGGGCATCATCAGCAG GTTGATGTCTGTGGAGGAGGAGCTGAAGAAAGACCACGCTGAGATGCAAGCAGCTGTAGACTCCAAACAGAAGATCATCGATGCCCAG
- the DAB2IP gene encoding disabled homolog 2-interacting protein isoform X1, with protein sequence MPRLKESRSHESLLSPSSAVEALDLSMEEEVVIKPVHSSILGQDYCFEVTTSSGSKCFSCRSAAERDKWMENLRRAVHPNKDNSRRVEHILKLWVIEAKDLPAKKKYLCELCLDDVLYARTTGKLKTDNVFWGEHFEFHNLPPLRTVTVHLYRETDKKKKKERNSYLGLVSLPAASVAGRQFVEKWYPVVTPNPKGGKGPGPMIRIKARYQTVTILPMEMYKEFAEHITNHYLGLCAALEPILSAKTKEEMASALVHILQSTGKVKDFLTDLMMSEVDRCGDNEHLIFRENTLATKAIEEYLKLVGQKYLQDALGEFIKALYESDENCEVDPSKCSAADLPEHQGNLKMCCELAFCKIINSYCVFPRELKEVFASWRQECSSRGRPDISERLISASLFLRFLCPAIMSPSLFNLLQEYPDDRTARTLTLIAKVTQNLANFAKFGSKEEYMSFMNQFLEHEWTNMQRFLLEISNPETVSNTAGFEGYIDLGRELSSLHSLLWEAVSQLEQNIVSKLGPLPRILRDVHTALSTPGSGQLTGTNDLASTPGSGSSSISAGLQKMVIENDLSGSSGVQPSPARSSSYSEANEPDLQMANGGKSLSMVDLQDARTLDGEAGSPAGPDALATDGQAPASQLVAGWPARAAPASLAGLATVRRAGQTPTTPGTSEGAPGRPQLLAPLSFQNPVYQMAAGLPLSPRGLGDSGSEGHSSLSSHSNSEELAAAAKLGSFGGAAEELARRPGELARRQVSLTEKGGQPTVPRQNSAGPQRRIDQPPPPPPPPPPAPRGRTPPALLSTLQYPRPSSGPLASASPDWAGPGARLRQPSSSSKGDSPELKPRAVHKQGPSPVSPNALDRTAAWLLTMNAQLLEDEGLGPDPPHRDRLRSKEELSQAEKDLAVLQDKLRISTKKLEEYETLFKCQEETTQKLVLEYQARLEEGEERLRRQQEDKDIQMKGIISRLMSVEEELKKDHAEMQAAVDSKQKIIDAQEKRIASLDAANARLMSALTQLKERYSMQARNGVSPTNPTKLQITENGEFRNSSHC encoded by the exons ATGCCCAGGCTGAAGGAGTCTCGCTCCCACGAGTCCCTGCTCAGCCCCAGCAGCGCGGTAGAGGCGCTGGACCTCAGCATGGAGGAGGAGGTGGTCATCAAGCCGGTGCACAGCAGCATCCTGGGCCAGGACTACTGCTTCGAG GTGACCACGTCATCAGGAAGCAAGTGCTTCTCCTGCCGATCGGCAGCCGAGCGGGATAAGTGGATGGAGAACCTTCGGCGAGCGGTACACCCCAACAAG GACAACAGCCGGCGTGTGGAGCACATCCTAAAGCTGTGGGTGATCGAGGCCAAGGACCTGCCGGCCAAGAAGAAGTATCTGTGTGAGCTGTGCCTGGACGACGTGCTCTACGCCCGCACCACGGGCAAGCTCAAGACGGACAATGTCTTCTGGGGCGAGCACTTTGAGTTCCACAACCTTCCGCCTCTGCGCACCGTCACCGTCCACCTGTACCGGGAGACtgacaagaagaagaagaaggagcgCAACAGTTACCTGGGCCTGGTGAGCCTGCCTGCCGCCTCGGTGGCTGGGCGGCAGTTCGTGGAGAAGTGGTACCCGGTGGTGACGCCCAACCCCAAGGGCGGCAAGGGCCCCGGGCCCATGATCCGCATCAAGGCTCGCTACCAGACCGTCACCATCCTGCCCATGGAGATGTACAAGGAGTTTGCCGAGCACATCACCAACCACtacctggggctctgtgcagccCTCGAGCCCATCCTCAGCGCCAAGACCAAGGAGGAGATGGCATCAGCCCTGGTGCACATCCTGCAGAGCACGGGCAAGGTGAAG gaCTTCCTGACGGACCTGATGATGTCAGAGGTGGACCGCTGTGGGGACAATGAGCACCTTATCTTCCGGGAGAACACGCTGGCCACCAAGGCCATCGAGGAGTACCTCAAGCTGGTGGGCCAGAAGTACCTGCAAGATGCACTAG GTGAGTTCATCAAAGCTCTGTACGAGTCGGATGAGAACTGCGAAGTGGACCCGAGCAAGTGCTCGGCCGCCGACCTCCCCGAGCACCAGGGCAACCTCAAGATGTGCTGCGAGCTAGCCTTCTGCAAGATCATCAACTCCTACTG tGTCTTCCCACGGGAGCTGAAAGAGGTATTTGCCTCATGGCGACAGGAGTGCAGCAGCCGTGGCCGGCCTGACATCAGCGAGCGACTCATCAGCGCCTCCCTGTTTCTGCGCTTCCTCTGCCCTGCCATCATGTCGCCCTCACTCTTCAACCTGCTGCAGGAGTACCCCGATGACCGCACTGCCCGCACCCTCACCCTCATCGCCAAGGTTACCCAGAACCTGGCCAACTTCGCCAA GTTTGGCAGCAAGGAGGAGTACATGTCATTCATGAACCAGTTCCTGGAGCACGAGTGGACCAACATGCAGCGCTTCCTGCTGGAGATCTCCAACCCCGAGACCGTCTCCAACACGGCCGGCTTCGAGGGCTACATCGACCTGGGCCGCGAGCTCTCCAGCCTGCACTCGCTGCTCTGGGAGGCCGTCAGCCAGCTGGAGCAG AACATTGTATCCAAACTGGGACCCCTGCCTCGAATCCTGAGGGATGTCCACACAGCACTGAGTACCCCAGGCAGTGGGCAGCTCACGGGGACCAACGACTTGGCCTCCACTCCTGGCTCTGGCAGTAGCAGCATCTCGGCCGGGCTGCAGAAGATGGTGATCGAGAATGATCTCTCTGG GTCCTCCGGGGTCCAGCCCTCACCTGCCCGCAGCTCGAGTTACTCGGAAGCCAACGAGCCTGATCTTCAGATGGCCAATGGTGGCAAGAGCCTGTCTATGGTGGACCTGCAAGATGCCCGCACGCTGGACGGGGAGGCTGGCTCCCCGGCGGGCCCCGACGCCCTCGCTACCGACGGGCAGGCGCCGGCATCGCAGCTGGTGGCCGGGTGGCCGGCCCGGGCGGCCCCGGCGAGCCTGGCAGGGCTGGCCACGGTGCGGCGGGCGGGCCAGACGCCGACCACGCCGGGCACCTCCGAGGGCGCCCCCGGCCGGCCCCAGTTGCTGGCGCCGCTCTCCTTCCAGAACCCCGTGTACCAGATGGCGGCGGGCCTGCCGCTTTCGCCCCGCGGCCTTGGTGACTCGGGCTCCGAGGGCCATAGCTCCCTGAGCTCCCACAGCAACAGTGAGGAGCTGGCAGCTGCTGCCAAGCTGGGAAGTTTCGGCGGTGCCGCCGAGGAGCTGGCGCGGCGGCCCGGGGAGCTGGCGCGGCGGCAGGTGTCGCTGACTGAGAAGGGCGGGCAGCCCACGGTGCCACGGCAGAACAGCGCCGGCCCCCAGCGGAGGATCgaccagccgccgccgccgcccccaccgccaccccccgCGCCCCGTGGCCGGACGCCACCCGCCCTGCTGAGCACGCTGCAGTACCCGCGGCCTTCGAGCGGACCGCTGGCGTCGGCCTCGCCTGACTGGGCTGGCCCCGGAGCCCGGCTCCGGCAGCCGTCGTCCTCATCCAAGGGTGACAGCCCGGAGCTGAAGCCTCGCGCGGTGCACAAGCAG GGCCCTTCACCCGTGAGCCCCAATGCCCTGGACCGCACGGCCGCTTGGCTCTTGACCATGAACGCGCAGTTGTTAGAAGACGAGGGCCTGGGCCCAGACCCCCCCCACAGGGATAGGCTAAGGAGTAAGGAGGAGCTCAGCCAAGCAGAAAAG GACCTGGCCGTGCTGCAGGACAAGTTGCGGATCTCCACCAAGAAGCTGGAGGAGTACGAGACCCTGTTCAAGTGCCAGGAGGAGACGACGCAGAAGCTGGTGCTGGAGTACCAGGCGCGGCTGGAGGAGGGCGAGGAGCGGCTGCGGCGGCAGCAGGAGGACAAGGACATCCAGATGAAGGGCATCATCAGCAG GTTGATGTCTGTGGAGGAGGAGCTGAAGAAAGACCACGCTGAGATGCAAGCAGCTGTAGACTCCAAACAGAAGATCATCGATGCCCAG